In Curtobacterium sp. TC1, the following proteins share a genomic window:
- the infB gene encoding translation initiation factor IF-2: MAKPRVHEIASELGVDSKTALEKLKELGEFVRGASSSIEPPVARKLRAALQADGVPASKPAASAPAPSTPAKSSTPGSGAPKPGGPRPGPVRPAPAPEPEVQAAPAAEDVPTPAAPKSVAQRQAEAEAAQKARAEKAAAEQQAATQPAESAGDEPKTDAVKPGSSAKPAAAGPKPGGPKPGARPGNNPYASNQGMGSRPPRPGNNPFASNQGMGQRPAAGAGGAGIPRPQPPRPGVPRPGAPRPGGPGQANRPNGFGQRPGQGGGRGGPGGARPGAGGGAGGGFPRPAFSGPRPAGGGGRGRGPGGGTAGAFGRGGGKSRARKSKRTKRAEYEMRQAPSLGGVQVPRGDGNTVVRLRRGASISDFADKIDAMPGNLVTVLFHLGEMATATESLDEATFEVLGDELGYKIQIVSPEDEDKELLEGFDIDIDAEYADEDDSVLQVRPPVVTVMGHVDHGKTRLLDAIRNSKVVEGEAGGITQHIGAYQIVTEHEGIERPITFIDTPGHEAFTAMRARGAQVTDIAILVVAADDGIMPQTIEALNHAQSANVPIVVAVNKIDKEGANPAKVRQQLTEYNLVAEEYGGDVMFVDVSARQNIGIQELLDAVLLTADAGLDLRANPDKDARGVAIEARLDKGRGAVATVLIQSGTLHVGDAIVAGTAYGRVRAMTDENGVAVKAATPSRPVQVQGLSSVPRAGDTFLVTEEDRTARQIAEKREAAERNAQLAKARKRISLEDFTRALEEGKVDSLNLIIKGDVSGAVEALEQSLLDIEVDDSVQLRILHRGVGAITESDIDLATIDNAIVVGFNVRPDVKARERAAREGIDVRFYSVIYNALDDIEQSLKGMLKPEYEEVQSGVAEIREVFRSSKFGNIAGVIVRSGTITRNAKARVIRDGVVLADGLAIESLRRFKDDVTEVRTDFEAGIGLGKFNDIQIGDEIETTELVEKPRD, translated from the coding sequence GTGGCTAAACCACGCGTACACGAGATCGCAAGCGAACTCGGCGTCGACAGCAAGACCGCACTCGAGAAGCTCAAGGAGCTCGGAGAGTTCGTCCGGGGTGCCAGCTCGAGCATCGAGCCCCCCGTCGCCCGGAAGCTCCGTGCCGCCCTGCAGGCGGACGGCGTCCCGGCGTCCAAGCCCGCAGCCTCGGCCCCCGCGCCGAGCACGCCGGCGAAGAGCAGCACGCCCGGGTCCGGCGCGCCGAAGCCCGGTGGCCCGCGCCCCGGCCCGGTCCGTCCGGCACCCGCTCCCGAGCCCGAGGTCCAGGCAGCACCTGCTGCCGAGGACGTCCCGACCCCGGCAGCACCGAAGTCCGTCGCCCAGCGACAGGCTGAGGCCGAGGCCGCACAGAAGGCCCGTGCCGAGAAGGCCGCCGCCGAGCAGCAGGCCGCCACGCAGCCGGCCGAGTCCGCCGGTGACGAGCCGAAGACCGACGCGGTGAAGCCCGGCTCGAGTGCCAAGCCCGCCGCTGCCGGTCCGAAGCCCGGTGGCCCCAAGCCCGGAGCCCGTCCGGGCAACAACCCCTACGCGTCGAACCAGGGCATGGGCTCGCGCCCGCCGCGCCCCGGCAACAACCCGTTCGCCTCGAACCAGGGCATGGGCCAGCGCCCTGCCGCTGGTGCCGGCGGAGCGGGCATCCCGCGTCCGCAGCCCCCGCGTCCCGGCGTCCCGCGTCCGGGTGCACCGCGTCCGGGTGGACCCGGTCAGGCGAACCGTCCCAACGGCTTCGGGCAGCGCCCGGGTCAGGGTGGCGGTCGTGGCGGCCCCGGTGGCGCCCGTCCGGGTGCCGGCGGCGGTGCTGGTGGCGGCTTCCCGCGTCCGGCCTTCAGCGGCCCGCGTCCCGCCGGTGGCGGTGGCCGTGGTCGTGGCCCCGGTGGCGGTACCGCTGGTGCGTTCGGTCGCGGTGGCGGCAAGAGCCGTGCCCGCAAGTCGAAGCGGACGAAGCGCGCCGAGTACGAGATGCGTCAGGCCCCGTCGCTCGGCGGTGTGCAGGTCCCTCGTGGTGACGGCAACACGGTCGTCCGACTCCGTCGCGGTGCGAGCATCTCGGACTTCGCGGACAAGATCGACGCCATGCCCGGCAACCTGGTCACGGTGCTGTTCCACCTCGGTGAGATGGCGACCGCGACCGAGTCGCTGGACGAGGCCACGTTCGAGGTCCTCGGTGACGAGCTGGGCTACAAGATCCAGATCGTCTCGCCCGAGGACGAGGACAAGGAGCTCCTCGAGGGCTTCGACATCGACATCGATGCCGAGTACGCCGACGAGGACGACTCCGTCCTGCAGGTCCGTCCCCCCGTCGTGACCGTCATGGGTCACGTCGACCACGGTAAGACGCGACTGCTCGACGCGATCCGGAACTCGAAGGTCGTCGAGGGTGAAGCCGGTGGCATCACCCAGCACATCGGTGCGTACCAGATCGTCACCGAGCACGAGGGCATCGAGCGTCCGATCACGTTCATCGACACCCCGGGTCACGAGGCCTTCACGGCCATGCGTGCTCGTGGTGCGCAGGTCACCGACATCGCGATCCTCGTGGTCGCGGCGGACGACGGCATCATGCCCCAGACGATCGAGGCGCTGAACCACGCGCAGTCGGCCAACGTGCCGATCGTGGTCGCGGTGAACAAGATCGACAAAGAAGGCGCGAACCCGGCCAAGGTCCGCCAGCAGCTCACCGAGTACAACCTGGTGGCGGAGGAGTACGGCGGAGACGTCATGTTCGTCGACGTCTCGGCTCGGCAGAACATCGGCATCCAGGAGCTCCTGGACGCCGTGCTGCTCACCGCTGACGCCGGGCTCGACCTGCGTGCGAACCCCGACAAGGACGCCCGCGGCGTCGCGATCGAAGCACGGCTCGACAAGGGCCGTGGTGCGGTGGCGACCGTCCTCATCCAGTCCGGAACGCTGCACGTCGGCGACGCCATCGTGGCGGGCACGGCCTACGGCCGAGTCCGTGCGATGACCGACGAGAACGGTGTCGCGGTCAAGGCCGCGACGCCGAGCCGCCCGGTCCAGGTGCAGGGTCTGTCCTCGGTGCCCCGCGCCGGCGACACGTTCCTCGTCACCGAAGAGGACCGCACGGCACGTCAGATCGCCGAGAAGCGTGAGGCCGCCGAGCGCAACGCCCAGCTGGCCAAGGCCCGCAAGCGCATCTCGCTCGAGGACTTCACCCGTGCACTCGAAGAGGGCAAGGTCGACTCGCTCAACCTCATCATCAAGGGTGACGTCTCCGGTGCCGTCGAGGCACTCGAGCAGTCGCTCCTGGACATCGAGGTCGACGACAGCGTCCAGCTCCGCATCCTCCACCGCGGTGTCGGTGCGATCACGGAGTCGGACATCGACCTCGCCACGATCGACAACGCCATCGTGGTCGGCTTCAACGTCCGTCCGGACGTCAAGGCCCGTGAGCGTGCGGCGCGCGAAGGCATCGACGTGCGCTTCTACTCGGTCATCTACAACGCACTCGACGACATCGAGCAGTCCCTCAAGGGCATGCTCAAGCCCGAGTACGAAGAGGTCCAGTCCGGTGTCGCCGAGATCCGAGAGGTCTTCCGCTCCTCGAAGTTCGGCAACATCGCGGGTGTCATCGTCCGCTCCGGCACGATCACGCGCAACGCCAAGGCGCGCGTCATCCGTGACGGTGTGGTCCTGGCCGACGGACTGGCGATCGAGTCGCTCCGTCGCTTCAAGGACGACGTCACCGAGGTCCGCACGGACTTCGAGGCCGGTATCGGTCTGGGCAAGTTCAA
- a CDS encoding YlxR family protein — translation MVPVRTCIGSRRRASRSSLLRVVALSDGRVVADPKAVMPGRGAWLTPTVDAYDLAVKRRAFRRALRLDRDPDTSAVLDHIVGLPQESTERPDMTEQAERLMDN, via the coding sequence GTGGTTCCCGTCAGAACGTGCATCGGCAGTCGTCGTCGCGCTTCCCGATCCTCACTCCTCCGAGTCGTCGCCCTGAGCGATGGCCGCGTCGTGGCGGATCCGAAGGCAGTCATGCCGGGCCGGGGAGCATGGCTCACACCGACCGTCGATGCCTACGATCTGGCCGTCAAGCGCAGGGCTTTCCGCCGTGCGCTCCGGTTGGATCGCGATCCCGACACGTCCGCGGTGCTCGACCACATCGTCGGTCTCCCACAGGAGTCGACCGAGCGCCCGGACATGACAGAACAGGCTGAACGGCTTATGGACAACTGA
- the nusA gene encoding transcription termination factor NusA, whose translation MKIDLAVLRLMEREREIPFDELVQIIESAILTAYQKHAEENGEPAHAQSRVELDRKSGEVSVYVPELDDEGTVIGEAVDQPSDFGRIAAFAAKQVINQRLRDIGDDKILGEFRGKEGDIVAGVVQQGPNPRMVMVDLGTVEAILPPEEQVPGESYAHGSRIRVYVTSVARGNKGPQITVSRTHPGLVRKLFALEVPEIASGVVEITSLAREAGHRTKIAVKANEPGVNAKGACIGELGARVRAVTNELGAEKVDIVDWSPDLSAFVASALSPAKVTSAFVLDASTKAVRALVPDYQLSLAIGKEGQNARLAAKLTGARIDIQPDSILDGDD comes from the coding sequence GTGAAGATCGATCTCGCAGTCCTGCGACTCATGGAGCGCGAGCGGGAGATCCCGTTCGACGAACTGGTCCAGATCATCGAATCTGCCATCCTGACCGCCTACCAGAAGCACGCCGAGGAGAACGGCGAGCCGGCCCACGCGCAGTCGCGTGTCGAGCTCGACCGCAAGTCCGGCGAGGTCAGCGTCTACGTCCCCGAGCTCGACGACGAGGGCACCGTCATCGGTGAAGCCGTCGACCAGCCCAGCGACTTCGGCCGCATCGCGGCGTTCGCGGCGAAGCAGGTCATCAACCAGCGCCTGCGCGACATCGGCGACGACAAGATCCTCGGCGAGTTCCGCGGCAAGGAAGGCGACATCGTCGCCGGCGTGGTCCAGCAGGGACCGAACCCGCGCATGGTGATGGTCGACCTCGGCACGGTCGAGGCGATCCTGCCGCCGGAGGAACAGGTCCCCGGGGAGTCCTACGCCCACGGTTCCCGCATCCGCGTGTACGTGACGAGCGTGGCCCGTGGCAACAAGGGTCCGCAGATCACGGTGTCGCGCACGCACCCGGGCCTGGTCCGGAAGCTCTTCGCTCTCGAGGTGCCGGAGATCGCCTCGGGCGTCGTGGAGATCACGTCGCTCGCGCGTGAAGCCGGTCACCGCACGAAGATCGCGGTCAAGGCGAACGAGCCCGGCGTGAACGCGAAGGGTGCCTGCATCGGCGAGCTCGGCGCACGCGTCCGCGCCGTCACGAACGAGCTCGGCGCCGAGAAGGTCGACATCGTGGACTGGTCCCCGGACCTGTCGGCGTTCGTCGCGAGCGCCCTGTCGCCGGCCAAGGTGACGAGCGCCTTCGTGCTCGATGCATCGACCAAGGCCGTCCGCGCGCTCGTGCCCGACTACCAGCTGTCGCTCGCGATCGGCAAGGAAGGGCAGAACGCCCGCCTCGCCGCCAAGCTCACCGGGGCCCGGATCGACATCCAACCGGACTCCATCCTGGACGGCGACGACTAG
- a CDS encoding proline--tRNA ligase codes for MVTRLSHLFLRTLRDDPSDAEVTSHKLLVRAGYVRRQSPGIFAWLPLGLRVRAKIEGIIRDEMVAAGAQEVLLPALLPREPYEATNRWTEYGDGMFRLQDRKGSDYLLAPTHEEMFALLVKDLYSSYKDLPVTLFQIQDKYRDEARPRAGLLRGREFTMKDAYSFDLTDEGLERSYQVMRDAYEKIFARLGLEYVIVKADAGAMGGSKSEEFLHPIGVGEDTFVRSANGYAANVEAYVTPVPASLPIEGQPDAVLLPSSDTPTIDTLVAHVNEVAPRDGAPWTAADTLKNVVLALTHLDGTREVVVVGLPGDRDVDLKRAEVAFAPAEVEAAGDDDFKKHKALVKGYIGPQVLGADSATGLRYFVDPRVVDGTAWITGANERGVHVSGLVAGRDFVADGVAEVSDVRAGDPSPDGSGPLETARGMEIGHVFQLGRKYAEALGLKVQDENGKLATVTMGSYGIGVTRILAILAEAHNDEKGLAWPKNVAPFDVHIVATGRDQVAYDLATSIVADLEGERFDVLYDDRPKVSPGVKLRDAELLGMPIVVVAGRGAADGVVELWNRASGERRDVPVAELLDAVRAI; via the coding sequence GTGGTCACACGGCTTTCGCATCTGTTCCTCCGTACGCTCCGCGACGACCCCTCCGACGCCGAGGTGACGAGCCACAAGCTGCTCGTCCGCGCCGGGTACGTCCGTCGCCAGTCCCCGGGGATCTTCGCCTGGCTGCCGCTCGGTCTCCGGGTGCGCGCCAAGATCGAGGGGATCATCCGCGACGAGATGGTCGCCGCCGGTGCGCAGGAGGTCCTGCTGCCGGCGCTGTTGCCGCGCGAGCCGTACGAGGCGACGAACCGCTGGACCGAGTACGGCGACGGCATGTTCCGTCTGCAGGACCGCAAGGGTTCCGACTACCTGCTCGCCCCGACGCACGAAGAGATGTTCGCGCTGCTGGTGAAGGACCTGTACTCGTCGTACAAGGACCTCCCCGTCACGCTGTTCCAGATCCAGGACAAGTACCGCGACGAGGCCCGTCCCCGCGCGGGCTTGCTGCGCGGTCGCGAGTTCACCATGAAGGACGCGTACTCGTTCGACCTCACCGACGAGGGCCTCGAGCGCAGCTACCAGGTGATGCGCGACGCGTACGAGAAGATCTTCGCGCGCCTCGGCCTCGAGTACGTCATCGTCAAGGCGGACGCCGGCGCGATGGGCGGCTCCAAGTCCGAGGAGTTCCTGCACCCGATCGGCGTCGGCGAGGACACCTTCGTCCGCAGCGCGAACGGCTACGCGGCGAACGTCGAGGCCTACGTCACGCCGGTGCCCGCGTCGCTGCCGATCGAGGGCCAGCCCGACGCGGTGCTCCTGCCGTCGTCGGACACCCCGACGATCGACACCCTCGTCGCGCACGTGAACGAGGTCGCCCCCCGCGACGGCGCGCCCTGGACCGCCGCGGACACGCTGAAGAACGTCGTCCTCGCCCTGACCCACCTCGACGGCACGCGCGAGGTCGTGGTCGTCGGGCTCCCCGGTGACCGCGACGTCGACCTGAAGCGTGCCGAGGTCGCGTTCGCCCCGGCCGAGGTCGAGGCCGCAGGCGACGACGACTTCAAGAAGCACAAGGCCCTGGTCAAGGGGTACATCGGCCCGCAGGTCCTCGGTGCCGACAGTGCCACGGGTCTCCGGTACTTCGTCGACCCGCGTGTGGTCGACGGCACCGCCTGGATCACCGGCGCCAACGAGCGCGGCGTGCACGTCTCCGGCCTGGTCGCCGGCCGTGACTTCGTGGCCGACGGCGTCGCCGAGGTCTCCGACGTCCGTGCGGGGGACCCGTCGCCCGACGGCTCCGGCCCGCTCGAGACCGCCCGCGGCATGGAGATCGGGCACGTCTTCCAGCTCGGCCGCAAGTACGCCGAGGCCCTCGGCCTCAAGGTGCAGGACGAGAACGGCAAGCTCGCGACCGTCACGATGGGCTCGTACGGCATCGGCGTGACGCGCATCCTCGCGATCCTGGCCGAGGCCCACAACGACGAGAAGGGCCTGGCCTGGCCGAAGAACGTCGCGCCGTTCGACGTGCACATCGTCGCGACCGGCCGTGACCAGGTCGCCTACGACCTGGCGACGTCGATCGTCGCCGACCTCGAGGGCGAGCGGTTCGACGTGCTCTACGACGACCGTCCGAAGGTGTCGCCGGGGGTGAAGCTGCGCGACGCGGAGCTGCTCGGCATGCCGATCGTGGTCGTCGCCGGCCGCGGCGCCGCCGACGGCGTCGTCGAGCTGTGGAACCGGGCCAGCGGCGAACGCCGCGACGTGCCGGTCGCCGAGCTGCTCGACGCGGTCCGCGCGATCTAG
- the ispG gene encoding flavodoxin-dependent (E)-4-hydroxy-3-methylbut-2-enyl-diphosphate synthase, translated as MPKSPETLAPRRKSRQIRVGKVLVGGDAPVSVQSMTTTPTTNINATLQQIAELTASGCDIVRVAVPTQEDADALPIIAKKSQIPVIADIHFQPKYVFQAIDAGCAAVRVNPGNIRKFDDQVGAIAAAAKAAGVSLRIGVNAGSLEPSLLQKYGKATPEALVESAVWEASLFEEHDFHDFKISVKHNDPIVMVKAYRQLAAAGDWPLHLGVTEAGPEFQGTIKSATAFGILLAEGIGDTIRVSLSAPPAQEVKVGLQILQSLNLRERKLEIVSCPSCGRAQVDVYQLANDVTKGLEGMSVPLRVAVMGCVVNGPGEAREADLGVASGNGKGQIFVKGKVVKTVPEHEIVQTLIAEANRIADEMGPEAALGSPEVITTP; from the coding sequence ATGCCCAAGTCGCCCGAAACCCTCGCCCCCCGACGCAAGTCGCGCCAGATCCGGGTCGGCAAGGTGCTCGTGGGCGGCGACGCTCCGGTGTCCGTCCAGTCGATGACCACGACCCCGACGACGAACATCAACGCGACGCTGCAGCAGATCGCCGAGCTCACGGCCTCCGGCTGCGACATCGTCCGGGTCGCCGTGCCGACGCAGGAAGACGCCGACGCGCTGCCGATCATCGCGAAGAAGTCGCAGATCCCCGTCATCGCCGACATCCACTTCCAGCCGAAGTACGTGTTCCAGGCGATCGACGCCGGCTGCGCCGCGGTCCGCGTGAACCCGGGCAACATCCGCAAGTTCGACGACCAGGTCGGCGCGATCGCCGCCGCAGCGAAGGCCGCCGGGGTGAGCCTGCGCATCGGCGTCAACGCCGGGTCGCTCGAGCCGAGCCTGCTGCAGAAGTACGGCAAGGCCACGCCCGAGGCACTCGTCGAGTCGGCCGTGTGGGAAGCCAGCCTGTTCGAGGAGCACGACTTCCACGACTTCAAGATCTCGGTCAAGCACAACGACCCGATCGTCATGGTCAAGGCCTACCGACAGCTCGCCGCCGCCGGTGACTGGCCGCTGCACCTCGGCGTGACCGAGGCCGGCCCGGAGTTCCAGGGGACGATCAAGAGCGCCACCGCGTTCGGCATCCTGCTGGCCGAGGGCATCGGCGACACCATCCGCGTGTCCCTGTCCGCGCCGCCCGCGCAAGAGGTCAAGGTCGGCCTGCAGATCCTGCAGTCCCTCAACCTGCGCGAGCGCAAGCTCGAGATCGTCTCCTGCCCGAGCTGCGGCCGGGCCCAGGTCGACGTCTACCAGCTGGCGAACGACGTCACCAAGGGGCTCGAGGGCATGTCCGTCCCCCTGCGCGTCGCCGTCATGGGCTGCGTCGTGAACGGCCCGGGCGAAGCCCGCGAGGCCGACCTCGGCGTGGCGTCGGGCAACGGCAAGGGCCAGATCTTCGTCAAGGGCAAGGTCGTCAAGACGGTGCCGGAGCACGAGATCGTGCAGACGCTCATCGCCGAGGCGAACCGCATCGCCGACGAGATGGGCCCCGAGGCCGCGCTCGGCAGCCCCGAGGTCATCACCACCCCGTAG
- a CDS encoding cysteine hydrolase family protein: protein MSGAVSTSGSTSVPDDAWLVVIDMQQVFTGESPWAAPRYDHAGVGIERLLPRFTGRTVFTRFVAPQRPRGAWVPYYREWPFALVPDADPLYALTEPFASAAGDRNDPVVTEPTFGKWGTGLQAVVGDHPHLVLTGVSTDCCVLSTALAAADAGATVTVVADACAGASDADHERALDVMRLYAPLITVVDGASRL, encoded by the coding sequence GTGAGCGGAGCGGTGAGCACGTCGGGGAGCACGAGCGTCCCCGACGACGCCTGGCTCGTCGTCATCGACATGCAGCAGGTCTTCACGGGGGAGTCCCCGTGGGCGGCGCCGCGGTACGACCACGCCGGGGTCGGCATCGAACGCCTGCTGCCCCGGTTCACCGGACGCACGGTGTTCACCCGGTTCGTCGCGCCCCAGCGCCCGCGGGGCGCCTGGGTGCCGTACTACCGCGAGTGGCCCTTCGCCCTCGTGCCGGACGCCGACCCGCTCTACGCGCTGACCGAGCCCTTCGCGAGTGCGGCAGGGGACCGGAACGACCCCGTCGTGACCGAGCCGACGTTCGGCAAGTGGGGCACGGGCCTCCAGGCCGTCGTCGGTGACCACCCGCACCTGGTGCTGACGGGCGTGTCGACCGACTGCTGCGTGCTGTCGACCGCCCTGGCGGCGGCGGACGCCGGAGCGACCGTGACGGTCGTGGCGGACGCGTGCGCCGGGGCGAGCGACGCGGACCACGAGCGCGCGCTGGACGTGATGCGGCTGTACGCGCCGCTCATCACCGTGGTGGACGGCGCCTCGCGGCTCTGA
- a CDS encoding purine-cytosine permease family protein codes for MSTAPTNSGPTTAAPEVRTVERQGLDVIAESDRKGTPRGLFWPWFAANISVLGIAYGSFVVSFGISFWQATVVSVIGVVFSFLLCGVVAIAGKRGSAPTMVLSRAAFGVRGNRVPSFLSWILTVGWETSLAALAVLATSTVFTELGWDGGVLTKVVALVVVAALVVGAGVAGFDVIMRLQTWITVITGVLTVVYVVLAVPSIDFAAVAAMPTGSSQQFIGALVLVMTGFGLGWVNAAADYSRYLPRSSSTGGVVGWTTFGGALAPAILVVFGVLLAGSSPDLNVAIGADPIGALTTILPVWFLIPFALVAILGLVGGAVLDIYSSGLALLSVGVKIPRPVAAGVDGVFMVAGAIYIAFFAKDFVGPFQAFLITLGVPIAVWAGIFVADVLLRRAAYAEGELDDRHGRYGDVRWGAIALVAVGTALGWGLVTLASPAWLSWQGYLLGPFGLGGRDGAWAYANLGVLVALVVGFLGTLLFARGSVRRQEAQR; via the coding sequence ATGAGCACAGCGCCCACGAACTCCGGGCCCACCACCGCCGCGCCCGAGGTCCGCACCGTCGAACGGCAGGGTCTCGACGTCATCGCCGAGTCCGACCGCAAGGGCACCCCGCGGGGACTGTTCTGGCCGTGGTTCGCGGCGAACATCTCCGTCCTCGGCATCGCCTACGGGTCCTTCGTCGTCAGCTTCGGCATCTCGTTCTGGCAGGCCACCGTCGTCTCGGTCATCGGGGTGGTGTTCTCGTTCCTGCTGTGCGGCGTCGTCGCGATCGCCGGCAAGCGGGGGTCGGCTCCGACGATGGTGCTGAGCCGCGCGGCCTTCGGGGTCCGCGGCAACCGGGTGCCCTCGTTCCTCAGCTGGATCCTCACCGTCGGGTGGGAGACTTCGCTGGCCGCACTGGCGGTCCTCGCGACCTCGACGGTCTTCACCGAGCTCGGCTGGGACGGCGGGGTGCTGACGAAGGTCGTCGCCCTCGTCGTGGTCGCCGCGCTCGTGGTCGGGGCCGGCGTCGCGGGCTTCGACGTGATCATGCGCCTGCAGACCTGGATCACGGTCATCACGGGGGTGCTCACCGTCGTCTACGTCGTGCTCGCCGTGCCGTCCATCGACTTCGCCGCGGTCGCCGCGATGCCGACGGGCAGCAGCCAGCAGTTCATCGGTGCGCTCGTGCTCGTGATGACCGGCTTCGGGCTGGGCTGGGTGAACGCCGCGGCCGACTACTCGCGGTACCTGCCTCGGTCGTCGTCCACCGGGGGAGTCGTCGGGTGGACGACCTTCGGCGGTGCCCTCGCACCGGCGATCCTCGTGGTCTTCGGTGTCCTGCTCGCCGGGTCCTCGCCGGACCTGAACGTGGCGATCGGTGCCGACCCGATCGGCGCGCTCACCACGATCCTGCCGGTGTGGTTCCTGATCCCCTTCGCCCTCGTCGCGATCCTCGGGCTCGTCGGCGGCGCGGTGCTCGACATCTACTCGTCGGGCCTCGCGCTGCTGAGCGTCGGCGTGAAGATCCCGCGGCCGGTGGCCGCCGGGGTCGACGGTGTGTTCATGGTGGCGGGTGCGATCTACATCGCGTTCTTCGCGAAGGACTTCGTCGGTCCGTTCCAGGCGTTCCTCATCACCCTCGGCGTGCCGATCGCGGTGTGGGCCGGCATCTTCGTCGCGGACGTCCTGCTGCGTCGCGCGGCCTACGCAGAGGGCGAGCTCGACGACCGTCACGGCCGGTACGGCGACGTCCGGTGGGGCGCGATCGCCCTGGTCGCGGTCGGCACGGCGCTCGGATGGGGCCTCGTCACGCTGGCGTCACCGGCGTGGCTGTCGTGGCAGGGCTACCTGCTCGGGCCGTTCGGGCTCGGCGGACGCGACGGTGCCTGGGCCTACGCGAACCTCGGTGTGCTGGTCGCCCTGGTCGTCGGGTTCCTCGGCACCCTGCTGTTCGCCCGGGGCTCCGTCCGGCGCCAGGAAGCACAGCGGTGA
- a CDS encoding M50 family metallopeptidase, whose translation MTVESVLLFVLGVVVFIIGLLVSIGLHELGHLSFAKLFNVKVTQYSLGFGKAMWSFKRGETEYGIRPILLGGYISMVGMLKPRASGRPSAITNTGMYGAFVQDARQASAEQIADSGGDDSRAFYRLTPWKRIIVMVAGPAMNLVIGIVLFGVLLCGFGSPTTTFTSSVDCVLPTSQATECTSGDAESPAKQAGIASGDVVLSVNGEQDPTIARVSEVFQESAGEQVTVVVERDGARKTLEITPTTATRDVYDAEGKVVTNDDGTTKTQRVGVVGVSIGQSLVRQSPAEVLPATGAQIAASAHLIIDLPQRLVAVWNAAFGAQERSQDSPVSVVGVGRAIGEVSSMSGVPVVDKAYTILGLLASLNIGLFVLNMVPLLPLDGGHIAGALWEAIKRRSFTLVGKADPGPIDLAKTMPLTMVVVVLLAGMSALLIYADIVRPVNLFG comes from the coding sequence GTGACCGTCGAATCCGTCCTGCTCTTCGTCCTCGGCGTGGTCGTCTTCATCATCGGCCTGCTGGTCTCGATCGGACTCCACGAGCTGGGGCACCTGTCCTTCGCGAAGCTGTTCAACGTCAAGGTGACGCAGTACTCGCTGGGGTTCGGCAAGGCCATGTGGTCGTTCAAGCGGGGCGAGACCGAGTACGGCATCCGCCCGATCCTGCTCGGCGGGTACATCTCGATGGTCGGCATGCTCAAGCCGCGTGCCTCCGGCCGTCCGAGCGCGATCACGAACACCGGCATGTACGGGGCGTTCGTGCAGGACGCCCGCCAGGCCAGTGCCGAGCAGATCGCGGACTCGGGCGGCGACGACTCCCGCGCCTTCTACCGACTGACCCCCTGGAAGCGCATCATCGTGATGGTCGCGGGCCCCGCGATGAACCTGGTGATCGGCATCGTGCTGTTCGGCGTGCTGCTGTGCGGCTTCGGATCACCGACCACGACCTTCACGTCGAGCGTCGACTGCGTCCTGCCGACCAGCCAGGCGACCGAGTGCACCTCGGGCGACGCGGAGTCGCCCGCGAAACAGGCCGGCATCGCGTCCGGCGACGTCGTGCTCTCGGTGAACGGCGAGCAGGACCCGACCATCGCGCGGGTCTCCGAGGTCTTCCAGGAGTCCGCCGGCGAGCAGGTCACGGTCGTCGTCGAGCGCGACGGTGCTCGGAAGACGCTCGAGATCACCCCGACGACCGCCACCCGTGACGTCTACGACGCCGAGGGCAAGGTCGTCACGAACGACGACGGCACCACGAAGACCCAGCGGGTCGGTGTCGTCGGCGTCAGCATCGGGCAGTCGCTCGTGCGGCAGTCGCCGGCCGAGGTCCTGCCCGCGACGGGTGCGCAGATCGCCGCGTCGGCGCACCTCATCATCGACCTGCCGCAGCGCCTGGTGGCCGTCTGGAACGCGGCGTTCGGCGCACAGGAGCGGTCGCAGGACAGCCCCGTGTCGGTCGTCGGTGTCGGCCGCGCGATCGGCGAGGTCTCGTCGATGAGCGGCGTGCCGGTGGTCGACAAGGCGTACACGATCCTCGGGCTGCTGGCCTCGCTGAACATCGGCCTGTTCGTGCTGAACATGGTGCCGCTGCTGCCGCTCGACGGCGGGCACATCGCCGGCGCCCTGTGGGAGGCGATCAAGCGACGGTCCTTCACGCTCGTCGGCAAGGCGGACCCGGGCCCCATCGACCTGGCCAAGACGATGCCGCTCACGATGGTCGTCGTGGTGCTGCTGGCGGGGATGAGCGCGCTGCTGATCTACGCCGACATCGTGCGGCCCGTGAACCTGTTCGGGTAG